TCGTGTAAATGTACACACTCGTGGCTGTGCCCGCACTGAGGTGTTGAGCTGCTAATGCAGCAAGGGCGGCATCGGCCCGTTCGACCTCATCCGCTGGGCGGTCATCAGCGTTCGCGATGTATCGTTGGACACCATCCATCGCACGTGAAACGCTTGGTTGTGAGAACTCAAGTGGGGGAGCGACTGCCGTCCAGCCCTCCTCAATCGCTTTGTCGACTGGCAACTGCTGGCTGTCAGAGTTGTCCATGGTGAGTTCATTGTACACCCGCTCTGGAAGCACAAAGGTGAGATCGTTGCGGCGGGCGAACTGGCGAACGACTTTATATCGTTTATTCGATGGCTTTCCCATCGCAACGAACAGGCCGGTATCGCCAATATGCAGTGAACTCACGTGTCGAATTGGTCGACATCAATCGCGTCGAGTGAGGCTCCTGAGGATTCGATCTCGTAGTATTCGTCGACGACAGGACCGAGTGCCTGAAGAATGATTTCGGCGGCCAGCGGTGAGATGTCGAGGTCCTGAGCCATCAATCGGTGAGTCATCTCGCCCCGTTCGCGTGCGACGGCGTAGGTGAGCGCCGTTGCGAGACCAGCAACCCCGTGACGGTCGATGTACGTATCGATATCGTCGTTTGTCTCGCGACGGCCGACTGCATCAATCAATGCTGGCGTAATCGTGTACTGGCGATCTTTGCTGGCCGTTACGGTCAAGTCAATCTCATTGGCGGCATACTGACGAGGTTGCTCAGTTTGGGTTACCTCGACAACGCCAGTATCGACGAGTCGGTTTACATAGCTGTAGGCGGTTCCCTGAGCGAGCCCAAGATCATCTATCACATCTTGAACAGTGGCCTTGCCTTCATGAGCGAGATACGTGTACAACTGAGCCAGCTGTGGCTCTTCGAGAAGGTCCGCAACCGAAAGGAAATCACGGACGATGTTCCCGGTGGCCTGTTTCGAGGTGCGTGGCATAGGTTTGTTCTCACTTACAGATTACAGC
This sequence is a window from Halohasta litchfieldiae. Protein-coding genes within it:
- a CDS encoding DUF7437 domain-containing protein; this translates as MPRTSKQATGNIVRDFLSVADLLEEPQLAQLYTYLAHEGKATVQDVIDDLGLAQGTAYSYVNRLVDTGVVEVTQTEQPRQYAANEIDLTVTASKDRQYTITPALIDAVGRRETNDDIDTYIDRHGVAGLATALTYAVARERGEMTHRLMAQDLDISPLAAEIILQALGPVVDEYYEIESSGASLDAIDVDQFDT